One genomic region from Pecten maximus chromosome 5, xPecMax1.1, whole genome shotgun sequence encodes:
- the LOC117328461 gene encoding uncharacterized protein LOC117328461, translating into MTSPSPPPMATLNTSQPSTPPPSSDNPPAWAIALISPLISKVDTLTSKLSKLDSLEKVFRDLHEDVKNLKVRLDDIEESQTFINRKFEETRVYHTDLSKLHDDVIDLKCRSMRENLLFFGIPEEGGPDFVDRSDPTTGISERVPNEDCIDKLKTLASQKLDFTENLLIDRAHRIGPKTTGKEVQEVRRELWPIWKKARDDKKRAVFVKDKLYIDGVLYKCPDPPVPSANVQAPGNPRGAPKGAHTRKRHQ; encoded by the exons ATGACGTCCCCGTCCCCGCCACCCATGGCCACACTGAACACGTCTcaac CCAGCACTCCACCGCCATCTTCAGATAACCCCCCGGCATGGGCTATAGCCCTCATTTCACCGCTCATATCAAAAGTTGACACTTTAACAAGTAAACTTTCTAAACTAGATTCACTTGAAAAAGTTTTTCGTGACCTCCATGAAGACGTCAAGAACTTGAAAGTTCGGCTGGACGATATAGAGGAGTCTCAGACttttataaatagaaaatttgagGAAACCCGGGTCTACCATACGGATCTCAGTAAATTACACGATGATGTCATTGACCTAAAGTGTCGCTCTATGAGAgagaatttattattttttggaaTCCCGGAGGAGGGGGGACCCGATTTTGTCGACAGATCTGATCCTACGACAGGAATTTCGGAACGTGTGCCCAATGAGGACTgtattgataaactgaaaacaCTAGCGAGTCAGAAGCTGGACTTTACGGAGAACCTGCTTATCGACAGGGCCCATAGGATAGGTCCaaaaacaacagggaag GAAGTACAGGAGGTGAGGAGGGAGCTATGGCCGATATGGAAGAAGGCCCGTGACGACAAAAAGAGGGCAGTATTTGTTAAAGACAAACTTTATATTGACGGTGTTTTGTACAAGTGTCCGGACCCGCCCGTTCCGTCCGCAAATGTCCAGGCACCTGGCAACCCTAGGGGTGCCCCTAAAGGTGCACACACACGCAAACGTCACCAATAG